Proteins from one Salvelinus namaycush isolate Seneca chromosome 34, SaNama_1.0, whole genome shotgun sequence genomic window:
- the LOC120028584 gene encoding PHD finger protein 12-like yields the protein MWDKMETPTIVYDLDTSGGLMEQIQTLLAPPKSEDGEKRNPRSERDVRRKSRATNHDTCDSCHEGGDLLCCDHCPAAFHLQCCNPPLSEEMLPPGDWMCHRCNVRRKKREQKAEPTNGLLERERPLSKRSSPPAAELERGTTTITTTMLRLDRLPPGVGAAGPGLRVAAVRLERLERRASSRPGTPTSNASSTDMATPSEEQNEADAEMAKAEEVVVEAQGSEPERATTTHTPTPRLLKRPFQLLIAAAMERNPSQFQLPNELTCTTALPGSTKQRRKEELIMKTFRRPQHEMDPNGLVPLPVRVCFSCTRNCRMAPLVQCDYCPLLFHMDCLDPPLTAMPTGRWMCPNHMEHLVLNRRSLSLTSRCKLLDQFQDRISQHAVKVDFLRWVHRQNPPVLSGVHHKTKALKVPDAIKSQYKNPPAMLAPAAVRNGELICNGIPNQDCSPQHFTSQAEQQEWLRDVMALQCSIMRHLSGKQKSSSDWDSEQADVKPCVALEENSTLPLAERTAYALPAPCSKPCNTSDGSQGAPVLKELSQGQESCCCTVRPCLKCRKPNGPLMEQPVQANGTLACDAASGACRQTELQLHILTPQASLPIPALGLPNHLRRGVVVKTERGSPLESCTQRGCSPSKCAATGQDVKSQAYGTPPGKAGAQATPLSCCKELKLGPSPNLGIHVFTPPRAVKDSSTASEPTTTPPCFSLGPDLKGSSMFPSSLSSSIADLSGGMKAMMEGDGEMELSNLDEELVKLLAWQRIQQLFPPKVPPTPQGSGLTAPPTTTVALKPQSPAPRTEEEQKVQARATFYPLMGKGGAINMSYRTLYIGAGADMDVCLTNYGHCNYVSGKHACIFYDGNTKHYELLNYSEHGTTVDNVLYSCDFSEKASPSPVSGLVSKVQGIVRHCKMREQEGAEAVPGPRTGLIPSGGVMSCQPQGGPRLSCNCKASSSSLIGGSGAGWEGTALLHHGSYIKLGCMQFVFSIVEFTSKQPKEEGATGTANTTPANTTPSQEEADKQTIKLHQVHHGSIAQTLSLSPLCSQT from the exons TAACCCACCATTGAGTGAAGAAATGCTGCCTCCTGGTGACTGGATGTGTCATCGCTGCAACGTCCGGAGAAAG AAGCGGGAGCAGAAGGCTGAGCCGACAAATGGCCTGCTGGAGAGGGAGAGGCCCCTCTCCAAGCGCTCCTCCCCCCCAGCAGCTGAACTGGAGCGGggcaccaccaccattactaccactATGTTGCGCCTGGACAGGCTGCCCCCCGGGGTCGGAGCAGCAGGACCAGGCCTGCGGGTGGCTGCTGTACGTCTGGAGCGCCTTGAGCGGCGGGCCAGCAGCCGACCGGGCACGCCCACATCCAACGCCTCATCCACGGACATGGCCACCCCCTCGGAGGAGCAGAACGAGGCTGACGCGGAGATGGCCAAGgcagaggaggtggtggtggaggcccAGGGCTCGGAACCTGAGCGAGCCACCACCACCCATACCCCCACACCACGGCTCCTCAAGAGGCCCTTTCAGCTGCTCATTGCCGCTGCCATGGAGAGGAACCCCTCGCAGTTCCAGCTGCCCAACGAGCTCACCTGCACCACAGCACTGCCAGGCAGCACTAaacagaggaggaaagaggagctGATCATGAAGACTTTCAGGAGGCCACAGCATGAGATGGACCCCAATGGCCTCGTTCCTCTGCCAGTCAGGGTGTGCTTCTCCTGCACCAG GAACTGCAGAATGGCCCCCCTGGTTCAGTGTGATTATTGCCCCCTGCTCTTCCACATGGACTGCCTGGACCCCCCACTCACTGCCATGCCCACAGGCAGGTGGATGTGCCCCAACCATATGGAGCACTTGGTG CTGAACCGGCGGAGCCTGTCCCTTACCAGCCGTTGCAAGCTCTTAGACCAGTTCCAGGACAGAATATCCCAGCATGCAGTCAAGGTGGACTTCCTGCGATGGGTCCACCGACAGAACCCGCCTGTCCTCAGCGGTGTCCACCACAAGACGAAGGCGCTCAAG GTACCCGACGCTATTAAGTCCCAGTACAAGAACCCCCCGGCCATGTTGGCTCCTGCAGCGGTGCGTAACGGGGAGCTGATCTGTAATGGCATCCCAAACCAGGACTGCTCCCCTCAGCATTTTACCAGCCAAGCGGAGCAACAGGAG TGGCTTAGAGACGTCATGGCGCTCCAGTGCAGCATCATGCGACATTTATCGGGCAAGCAGAAGTCCTCGTCAGACTGGGACTCTGAACAGGCAGACGTTAAGCCCTGTGTGGCTCTAGAGGAGAACAGCACTCTGCCCCTTGCAGAAAGGACAGCTTATGCCCTGCCTGCCCCCTGCTCTAAGCCCTGCAATACATCTGATGGCTCCCAGGGGGCCCCTGTACTGAAGGAACTCTCGCAGGGCCAGGAGAGCTGCTGCTGCACGGTGAGGCCCTGTCTGAAGTGCAGGAAACCCAACGGACCCCTGATGGAACAGCCTGTACAAGCCAACGGGACGTTAGCGTGTGACGCTGCCTCAGGtgcctgcagacagacagagctccAGCTGCACATACTCACCCCCCAAGCCTCACTCCCAATCCCTGCTCTGGGGCTGCCCAATCACCTGAGAAGAGGGGTTGTGGTTAAAACGGAGAGGGGCAGCCCCCTGGAGTCTTGCACCCAGAGAGGTTGTTCCCCATCGAAGTGTGCAGCTACAGGGCAGGATGTCAAGAGTCAGGCTTACGGGACTCCTCCAGGCAAGGCAGGGGCTCAGGCCACCCCTCTGAGCTGCTGCAAGGAGCTGAAGCTCGGCCCCAGCCCCAACCTGGGTATCCATGTCTTTACCCCACCCAGAGCCGTTAAAGACTCCAGCACAGCAAGCGagcccaccaccacacctccctGTTTCTCCCTAGGGCCTGATCTAAAGGGCAGCTCCATGTTCCCtagctccctctcctcctccatagcAGACCTGTCTGGTGGCATGAAGGCCATGATGGAAGGGGATGGGG AGATGGAGCTGAGTAACCTGGATGAGGAGTTGGTCAAACTCCTGGCCTGGCAGAGGATACAGCAGCTGTTTCCCCCCAAAGTGCCCCCAACCCCCCAAGGCAGCGGTCTAACCGCTCCTCCCACCACCACCGTCGCCCTTAAACCTCAGTCTCCCGCGCCACGCACAGAGG AAGAACAGAAGGTGCAGGCGAGAGCAACGTTCTATCCACTCATGGGGAAGGGAGGAGCCATTAACATGTCTTATAGGACCCTGTACATAGGAGCTG GTGCTGACATGGATGTGTGCCTTACAAACTATGGTCATTGTAATTATGTATCTGGAAAACACGCCTGCATCTTTTACGACGGG AACACCAAGCACTACGAGCTGCTCAACTACAGTGAGCATGGGACCACGGTGGACAATGTACTCTACTCCTGTGACTTCTCTGAGAAGGCATCCCCCAGCCCGGTTAGTGGCCTGGTCTCCAAAGTGCAGGGCATTGTCC GCCATTGTAAGATGAGAGAGCAGGAGGGGGCTGAGGCAGTACCCGGCCCCAGGACTGGCCTGATTCCATCAGGGGGAGTGATGAGTTGCCAGCCCCAGGGAGGACCCAGGCTCTCCTGCAACTGTAAGGCCAGCAGTTCCAGCCTGATTGGTGGCAGCGGGGCCGGCTGGGAGGGCACAGCTCTGCTCCACCACGGCAGCTACATCAAACTGGGCTGCATGCAGTTTGTCTTCAGCATTGTTGAGTTCACCAGCAAGCAGCCCAAAGAAGAGGGAGCCACTGGCACCGCCAATACCACCCCTGCCAATACCACCCCCAGCCAAGAGGAGGCAGACAAACAGACTATCAAGCTCCACCAAGTGCACCACGGTTCCATAGcccaaactctctctctttcacctcttTGCAGTCAAACCTAA